AAGTATCAGCTGCGCCCCGATTTCACTGAAAGACTATCCGACTGCACGCAACACTTGTGTGCTTTCATGTCTCCGCACCAGCGGCAACACTTCTTCGCCGACCCGATAGGCTTCTTCCAGATGCGGCGTGCCCGCCAGGATGAAGGCATCGGCACCCAATTGCACCAGTTCATCGAGCCGTTCCGCCACCTACTGGTAGCTGCCGACGATGCCTTGCGTCTGACCGCCGTGCAGCAGGCTGAAGCCGGACCAGACGTTCGGTTCGATGATCAAATCCCTGTAGCTGTTGATCGTGGTCGGGCGGTTGGCGCGCTGACGGCTCGCGCCGACGGAATCGCCCGCGCCATTGCCGAAAAAGTTCTCCAGCGTGGCCTTGTCGATCTGTTCGAAACCGCGCCGCACTTCCGTCCATGCTTCTTCTTCCGTCGGGCGGGCGACGATATCGACGCGCACTGCACACTTGATCTTGCGGCCCAGCACTTCGGTCCTTTCCTTCACGCGGCGGAACTTCTTGCGCAGCGCATCGAAGGGCTCCAGCCAGGTCAGGTAATGGTCGGCATGCTTCGATGCCGAGGCCAGCGCCGCGTCGGACGAGCCGGAGAAATAGATTTCCGGGAATTCCTCCAGCGACAGCGGATCGGGCAGGCCGGCATTCTCGACCTGATAGAACTTGCCTTGATAGGAGAAGGGGCCGCCGTTCCACACGTCGCGTACGACATCGAGGAATTCGGTGGTGCGGGTGTAGCGGTCGTCGTGACCCGCCGAGTCGCCCCACCAGAGCTGTGCCGGGCCGCCACCGCCGGTGATGACGTTGTACAGCGCACGTCCGCCGATCGCGCGTTGCAGTGTGGCGGTCATGCGCGCCGCCACCACCGGATTCAGAAAGCCCGGCTGGAACGGGATCATGAAGCGGAAGGTTTTTGTCTCGCGTGCGAGGAAGGACGAGATTACCCATGGCTCGTCCGTCATCGGGAAGGATGGAATCAGTCCACCCTGGAAGCCGGACAGGTCCGGTTTCGACCTGAAGCGGTCTGTCGACCAAGTGGAAAGCGGACGTCCGCGGTGGTGCGCAAGAAGCTCACGGAAGCTGATTCTCAGGGGCGAGCCTGGCCGTTGCTCGGCTTGACCAAAGCAGCGCCACTGCACCGAAAAATGAGGCCACCAAGAGAACTCCGCAAGTCACCATATTTTCAAACGTATGTGGGGAAACTGTGCCAACGACGAGAACGGATTTCTCAGGGTGATCAGGATCCACGTACACGTTGATCCAGCCATGACTCGTAACTCTAACTGGATATAGCCGCCACATTGGCCCGCGCCATGTGCAGTTTTTTGTAGCTGTCGAGCAGGCGCAGGTGCCTATCGAGCCCCTCCAGTTTCATACTCGCAGGGCTTAAGCCGAAGAAGCGCACGCTGCCGTCCACTGACCCGATCACCGCGTCCATCCGCGGGTTGCCAAACATCCGGCGGAAATTGACCACGTAATTGTCCAGTTCCAACTCGTCATCCAGCAGTACCTCCAGCACCACATTCAAGGCCTGATAAAACAATCCGCGCTCGACCGTGCTGTCGTTGTACTGCAGGAAGGCGCCCACCAGTTCATGCGCCTCCTCAAATTGTTGTAACGCTAGATTAATCAGCAGCCTCAATTCCAGAACTGTGAGCTGGCCCCATTCCGTATTCTCGTCAAATTCAATGCCGATCAAGGTGGCGATGTCGCCGTACTCATCCAGCTCGTTGTTCTCCAGACGCTCAAGCAGTGCTTCCAGGGCGGCATCGTCCAGGCGATGCAGGTTCAAAATATCGGCGCGGAACAACAGCGCTTTGTTGCTGTTATCCCAGATCAGATCTTCTACCGGATAAACTTCCGAATAACCCGGCACCAGAATCCGGCAGGCAGTGGCGCCTAACTGGTCATACACCGCCGTGTAGACCTCTTTGCCCATGTCTTCGAGAATGCCGAACAAGGTCGCGGCTTCCTCGGCATTGGAGTTTTCACCCTGGCCAGAGAAATCCCATTCAACAAAATCGTAATCAGCCTTGGCACTGAAGAAGCGCCACGACACCACACCGCTGGAATCAATGAAGTGTTCAACAAAGTTATATGGCTCAGTGACAGCCTCACTTGCAAAGGTGGGCCGAGGTAAATCGTTCAGGCCTTCAAAACTGCGACCCTGCAGCAATTCCGTCAGACTGCGTTCCAGCGCCACCTCGAAACTTGGGTGCGCGCCGAACGAGGCAAACACACCGCCTGTCCGCGGGTTCATCAAGGTGACGCACATCACTGGGTACACTCCACCCAGCGACGCATCCTTCACCAGCACCGGAAAGCCCTGCTCTTCCAAGCCCTGAATGCCGGCCACAATGCCAGGGTATTTCGCCAGCACTTCCTGCGGCACATCAGGCAAGGCGATTTCACCTTCCAGAATTTCGCGTTTGACCGCTCGCTCGAAAATCTCCGACAGGCATTGCACCTGCGCTTCGACCAGCGTATTACCGGCACTCATGCCATTGCTGACGAATAGGTTTTCGACCAGGTTGGACGGAAAATACACCACCTCGCCGTCCGACTGCCGCACATACGGCAGCGAACAGATACCACGCTGGACATTGCCGGAATTGGTGTCGACCAGATGCGAGCCACGCAACTCGCCATCGGGATTGTAAATTTGCAGGCAGTACTCATCCAGAATTTCGGCCGGCAGCGCATCTTTACGGCCGGGCTTGAACCAGCGCTCGTTCGGATAATGTACAAACGCCGCGTTGGCGATGTCTTCGCCCCAAAACGTACCGGCATAGAAATGGTTGTTATTGAGCCGCTCGATATACTCTCCCAACGCCGACGCCAACGCGCTTTCTTTGGTCGCTCCCTTGCCATTGGTAAAACACATCGGCGAGTGCGCATCGCGGATATGCAGCGACCACACATTGGGCACAATATTGCGCCACGAAGCGATTTCAATCTTGATGCCCAGGTCCGCCAAAACGCCCGTCATATTGGCGATGGTTTGCTCCAGCGGCAGATCCTTACCCGTAATATAAGTGCTCGCTTCAGAAGCCGGATTCAAGGTCAGCAACGCCTGAGCATCGGCATCTAGATTCGCTACCTCTTCAATCACAAACTCGGGCCCGGCTTGCACCACTTTTTTCACCGTACAACGCTCGATGGAGCGCAAAATACCTTGGCGATCTGTGGCAGAGATATCCTCTGGCAACTCGACCTGAATCTTGAAAATCTGCTGGTAACGGTTTTCCGGATCAACAATATTGTTCTGCGACAGGCGGATATTCTCGGTAGGAATATTGCGAGTGTTGCAATACAGCTTGACAAAGTAAGCCGCGCACAAGGCCGATGAGGTCAGAAAGTAATCGAACGGACCAGGTGCCGAGCCATCGCCCTTATAGCGGAT
The Noviherbaspirillum cavernae DNA segment above includes these coding regions:
- a CDS encoding LLM class flavin-dependent oxidoreductase, whose protein sequence is MQWRCFGQAEQRPGSPLRISFRELLAHHRGRPLSTWSTDRFRSKPDLSGFQGGLIPSFPMTDEPWVISSFLARETKTFRFMIPFQPGFLNPVVAARMTATLQRAIGGRALYNVITGGGGPAQLWWGDSAGHDDRYTRTTEFLDVVRDVWNGGPFSYQGKFYQVENAGLPDPLSLEEFPEIYFSGSSDAALASASKHADHYLTWLEPFDALRKKFRRVKERTEVLGRKIKCAVRVDIVARPTEEEAWTEVRRGFEQIDKATLENFFGNGAGDSVGASRQRANRPTTINSYRDLIIEPNVWSGFSLLHGGQTQGIVGSYQ
- a CDS encoding OsmC domain/YcaO domain-containing protein, producing the protein MEIKVNFLDKLRLEAKFDDFTVVSDQPIRYKGDGSAPGPFDYFLTSSALCAAYFVKLYCNTRNIPTENIRLSQNNIVDPENRYQQIFKIQVELPEDISATDRQGILRSIERCTVKKVVQAGPEFVIEEVANLDADAQALLTLNPASEASTYITGKDLPLEQTIANMTGVLADLGIKIEIASWRNIVPNVWSLHIRDAHSPMCFTNGKGATKESALASALGEYIERLNNNHFYAGTFWGEDIANAAFVHYPNERWFKPGRKDALPAEILDEYCLQIYNPDGELRGSHLVDTNSGNVQRGICSLPYVRQSDGEVVYFPSNLVENLFVSNGMSAGNTLVEAQVQCLSEIFERAVKREILEGEIALPDVPQEVLAKYPGIVAGIQGLEEQGFPVLVKDASLGGVYPVMCVTLMNPRTGGVFASFGAHPSFEVALERSLTELLQGRSFEGLNDLPRPTFASEAVTEPYNFVEHFIDSSGVVSWRFFSAKADYDFVEWDFSGQGENSNAEEAATLFGILEDMGKEVYTAVYDQLGATACRILVPGYSEVYPVEDLIWDNSNKALLFRADILNLHRLDDAALEALLERLENNELDEYGDIATLIGIEFDENTEWGQLTVLELRLLINLALQQFEEAHELVGAFLQYNDSTVERGLFYQALNVVLEVLLDDELELDNYVVNFRRMFGNPRMDAVIGSVDGSVRFFGLSPASMKLEGLDRHLRLLDSYKKLHMARANVAAISS